One part of the Paenibacillus silvisoli genome encodes these proteins:
- a CDS encoding potassium channel family protein, with protein MKSNQFVIIGLGRFGSSLARELVELGYDVLGIDKDEETVSDMSQTLTHAVVAESTDEEVLRSLGVRNFDCGVVAIGDDIQASILTAILLKDLGVKKVVAKAMTELHGRVLEKIGVDRVVYPERDMGIRVAHQLVSPNLLDYIELSKDYTIAELAVPKCLSGKSLQDLNPRARFGCSIVAINKPKGIIIAPTGSDVLAEKDVMVIIGTNQQIEEFEETVIR; from the coding sequence ATGAAAAGCAACCAATTTGTCATTATCGGACTGGGCCGGTTCGGCTCGAGCCTTGCCCGCGAGCTCGTTGAGCTGGGGTACGATGTGCTTGGCATCGATAAGGACGAGGAAACGGTATCGGATATGAGCCAGACGCTGACGCATGCGGTGGTCGCGGAATCGACGGACGAAGAGGTGCTCCGCTCGCTGGGCGTGCGCAATTTCGACTGCGGCGTCGTGGCGATCGGCGATGACATTCAGGCGAGCATTTTGACCGCAATTCTTCTGAAGGATCTGGGCGTGAAAAAGGTCGTAGCGAAGGCGATGACCGAGCTGCACGGCCGCGTCTTGGAAAAAATCGGCGTCGACCGCGTCGTCTACCCGGAACGCGATATGGGCATCCGGGTCGCGCATCAGCTCGTGTCGCCGAACTTGCTCGATTATATCGAGCTGTCGAAGGATTATACGATCGCCGAGCTGGCGGTGCCGAAATGCTTAAGCGGCAAGTCGCTGCAGGATTTGAATCCGCGCGCCCGTTTCGGCTGCAGCATCGTGGCGATCAACAAGCCGAAGGGCATCATCATCGCGCCGACCGGCAGCGACGTGCTTGCCGAGAAGGACGTCATGGTCATCATCGGGACAAACCAACAGATCGAGGAGTTCGAAGAGACCGTTATCCGTTAA
- a CDS encoding LysR family transcriptional regulator has translation MLDELHVFAVVVEQSSMNKASAALNLSQPALSRKIAKLEQDLGALLFNRVGKRLELTRIGQLTYEYAIESRQQHLRFLNLVKEYKSVGRSSLTIGASLTTLQSTLPDLIQALTARSPELDIKAITGKTHEIVTLVRERKADLGIVASQIDDPQLKCVPLFDDHLVLVLPRNHFVMDKGLPVIGDLNALPMILFSKGTWYRILTDELLEKYRLLPDVRMEIDSFEAILRLLHTCRAATLLPKSYLRAEMLEDNDLIAVPIRELAGAKRTTSLIHPHSESLSPAVRLWIDEIAAHYKRV, from the coding sequence ATGTTAGATGAACTGCACGTATTCGCCGTCGTGGTGGAGCAATCCAGCATGAACAAAGCTTCCGCGGCGCTCAACCTGTCGCAGCCCGCCCTCTCCCGCAAAATCGCCAAGCTCGAGCAGGATCTCGGCGCCCTCCTGTTCAATCGGGTCGGCAAACGTCTCGAACTGACCCGAATCGGGCAGCTGACGTACGAGTACGCGATCGAATCCCGCCAGCAGCACCTTCGGTTTCTGAATCTGGTCAAGGAGTACAAGAGCGTTGGCCGCTCCTCGTTGACGATCGGCGCCAGCCTGACCACGCTGCAATCGACGCTGCCCGACCTGATTCAAGCGCTTACGGCCCGCAGTCCGGAGCTCGACATCAAAGCCATTACCGGGAAGACGCATGAAATCGTCACGCTCGTCCGCGAACGGAAAGCCGATCTGGGCATTGTCGCTTCGCAAATCGACGATCCGCAGCTGAAATGCGTGCCGCTGTTCGACGATCATCTGGTGCTCGTTCTGCCGCGCAATCACTTCGTCATGGATAAAGGCTTGCCCGTTATCGGCGATTTAAACGCGCTGCCGATGATCTTGTTTTCCAAGGGCACCTGGTACCGGATCCTCACCGACGAGCTGCTCGAAAAATACCGCCTGCTCCCCGACGTCCGCATGGAAATCGACTCGTTCGAAGCGATTCTTCGTCTGCTCCATACGTGCCGCGCCGCCACGCTGCTGCCGAAGTCGTATCTGCGCGCCGAGATGCTCGAGGACAACGACCTCATCGCCGTGCCGATCCGCGAGCTTGCCGGCGCCAAGCGCACGACTTCGCTCATCCATCCGCACTCGGAGAGCTTGAGCCCGGCGGTGCGCCTATGGATCGATGAGATTGCGGCGCATTATAAGCGGGTGTAG
- a CDS encoding succinate dehydrogenase cytochrome b558 subunit: MKGNSYLSRKIHSLLGVIPLGLFIVEHAVTNYSAYEGGAEGFKDSVKLLNSLPLVFFLELFGIWLPLLFHGVYGLYVAYQSNLNTGQFQYGRNWAFALQRISGVITFIFVFWHLYQTRLQVLLGNVTHEELGGLMHDISSNGFYFVMYIIGVIAATFHFSNGMWAFLVSWGITVGPRAQRISSYIWMGVFVIVAALFLLSLGAFRGDEFKEAASAALQLTNLG; this comes from the coding sequence ATGAAAGGAAATTCGTATTTATCGCGCAAGATCCACTCCTTACTCGGAGTAATTCCGCTAGGCTTGTTCATCGTCGAACATGCGGTGACGAACTATTCGGCCTATGAGGGTGGAGCAGAGGGGTTTAAGGATAGCGTCAAGTTATTGAATAGTCTTCCGCTCGTGTTCTTCCTCGAATTGTTCGGCATCTGGCTGCCGTTGTTGTTCCACGGCGTGTACGGATTATACGTGGCTTATCAATCGAACCTGAACACCGGGCAGTTCCAATACGGCCGCAACTGGGCTTTTGCGCTTCAACGCATCTCCGGTGTCATTACGTTCATTTTTGTCTTCTGGCATCTTTACCAAACGCGCTTGCAAGTCCTGCTCGGCAATGTGACGCATGAAGAGCTTGGCGGACTGATGCACGACATCTCGAGCAACGGCTTTTACTTCGTGATGTATATCATCGGTGTCATTGCGGCGACGTTCCACTTCAGCAACGGCATGTGGGCCTTCCTCGTCAGCTGGGGCATTACGGTCGGACCGCGTGCGCAGCGCATCTCCTCGTACATTTGGATGGGTGTTTTCGTCATTGTGGCGGCGCTGTTCCTGTTGTCGCTTGGCGCATTCCGCGGCGACGAATTTAAAGAGGCGGCTTCAGCTGCTCTGCAATTGACGAATCTCGGATAA
- the sdhA gene encoding succinate dehydrogenase flavoprotein subunit gives MAKNKIIVVGGGLAGLMATIKAAEAGVHVDLFSLVPVKRSHSVCAQGGINGAVNTKGEGDSTWEHFDDTVYGGDFLANQPPVKAMCDAAPGIIHLMDRMGVMFNRTPEGLLDFRRFGGTQYHRTAFAGATTGQQLLYALDEQVRRWETAGLVTKREHWEFMGSILDDDGVCRGVSAQDLRSMEVHTFVADAVILATGGPGIIFGKTTNSVINTGTAASAVYQQGVHYANGEFIQIHPTAIPGDDKLRLMSESARGEGGRIWTYKDGKPWYFLEEKYPAYGNLVPRDIATREIFSVCVDEKLGINGENMVYLDLSHKDPKVLDVKLGGIIEIYEKFMGDDPRKIPMKIFPAVHYSMGGMWVDYNQMTNIPGLFACGECEYQYHGANRLGANSLLSAIYGGMITGPKAVEYIKGLKKSAEDISSSVFDREKKVQTDKYESILKMSGTENAYVIHKELGEWMTNNMTVVRFNNKLQETIDKIKELKQRYSNININDTARWNNAGVAFTRQLWNMLELSEAMTLGALLRNESRGAHYKPEFPDRNDDEFLKTTKATWTPDGPTISYEDVDVSLIKPRKRDYSKDK, from the coding sequence ATGGCTAAAAATAAAATTATTGTCGTTGGCGGCGGTCTAGCCGGCCTAATGGCTACGATAAAAGCGGCAGAAGCAGGCGTTCATGTCGACCTGTTCTCGCTTGTGCCCGTAAAACGTTCCCACTCCGTGTGCGCGCAAGGCGGCATCAACGGCGCGGTGAACACGAAGGGCGAAGGCGACTCCACTTGGGAGCATTTTGACGATACCGTTTATGGCGGCGACTTCCTGGCCAACCAACCGCCGGTTAAAGCGATGTGCGACGCGGCGCCTGGCATTATCCACTTGATGGACCGGATGGGCGTTATGTTCAACCGTACGCCGGAAGGTCTTCTCGATTTCCGCCGTTTCGGCGGCACGCAGTACCACCGTACCGCATTCGCGGGCGCAACGACCGGCCAACAGCTGCTGTACGCGCTGGACGAACAAGTTCGCCGCTGGGAAACGGCGGGTCTTGTCACGAAGCGCGAGCACTGGGAGTTCATGGGCTCGATCTTGGATGACGACGGCGTTTGCCGCGGCGTATCCGCGCAGGATCTGCGCTCGATGGAGGTACATACCTTCGTTGCGGATGCGGTTATTTTGGCGACGGGCGGCCCTGGCATTATTTTCGGCAAAACGACGAACTCCGTTATTAACACGGGTACTGCGGCAAGCGCCGTGTACCAGCAAGGCGTTCATTACGCGAACGGCGAATTCATTCAAATTCACCCAACGGCTATTCCGGGCGACGACAAGCTTCGTCTGATGTCGGAATCGGCGCGCGGCGAAGGCGGACGGATTTGGACGTACAAAGACGGCAAACCGTGGTACTTCCTGGAAGAAAAATATCCGGCATACGGCAACCTCGTTCCGCGGGATATCGCGACGCGCGAAATTTTCTCCGTCTGCGTCGACGAGAAGCTCGGCATCAACGGCGAGAACATGGTTTACCTCGATCTGTCGCATAAAGATCCGAAGGTGCTGGACGTGAAGCTCGGCGGCATCATCGAAATTTACGAGAAGTTCATGGGCGACGACCCGCGTAAAATTCCGATGAAAATCTTCCCTGCGGTTCACTACTCGATGGGCGGCATGTGGGTCGATTACAACCAAATGACGAATATTCCCGGCTTGTTCGCTTGCGGGGAGTGCGAATATCAATATCACGGCGCGAACCGTCTCGGCGCGAACTCGCTGCTGTCCGCGATCTACGGCGGTATGATTACCGGTCCGAAAGCGGTTGAATATATCAAAGGCCTTAAGAAATCGGCTGAAGACATTTCCTCGTCGGTATTCGACCGCGAGAAGAAGGTTCAAACCGATAAGTACGAGAGCATCCTGAAGATGAGCGGAACCGAAAACGCGTACGTGATTCACAAGGAGCTCGGCGAATGGATGACCAACAACATGACGGTCGTCCGCTTCAACAACAAGCTGCAAGAAACGATCGACAAGATCAAAGAGCTCAAGCAGCGCTACAGCAACATCAACATTAACGACACGGCGCGTTGGAACAATGCGGGCGTAGCGTTTACCCGCCAGCTGTGGAACATGCTGGAGCTGTCCGAAGCGATGACGCTTGGCGCGCTTCTCCGTAACGAGAGCCGCGGCGCTCACTATAAGCCGGAGTTCCCGGATCGTAACGACGATGAATTCCTGAAAACGACGAAGGCGACTTGGACGCCGGACGGCCCGACGATTTCGTACGAAGACGTCGATGTATCACTCATCAAACCGCGTAAGCGCGACTACTCGAAGGATAAATAA
- the sdhB gene encoding succinate dehydrogenase iron-sulfur subunit, translating into MAEATVATKTVKLVITRQDAPNSQPYTEEFEIPYRANMNVIGALMEIQRNPKKKDGQATAPVCWESNCLEEVCGACSMVINGKPRQACSALIDKLEQPIRLQPMSTFPVVRDLVINRERMFNALKRVKAWIPIDGTYDLGPGPRMAEAKRQWAYELSKCMTCGVCLESCPNVNDRNSFIGPAAISQVRLFNAHPTGEMNAAERLEALMEDGGIEGCGNSQNCVRSCPKGIPLTTSIAAINKDTTKHLFKKWLGM; encoded by the coding sequence ATGGCGGAAGCGACAGTGGCAACAAAAACGGTAAAACTGGTCATTACGCGTCAAGACGCTCCGAACTCTCAGCCTTACACGGAAGAGTTTGAAATTCCATACCGCGCGAACATGAACGTAATCGGCGCCCTGATGGAAATCCAGCGTAACCCGAAGAAGAAAGACGGACAAGCGACGGCACCGGTTTGCTGGGAATCGAACTGCTTGGAAGAGGTTTGCGGCGCATGCTCCATGGTTATTAACGGCAAGCCGCGCCAAGCGTGCAGCGCGCTGATCGACAAGCTCGAGCAGCCGATTCGCCTGCAGCCGATGAGCACGTTCCCGGTTGTGCGCGACTTGGTCATCAACCGCGAGCGCATGTTCAACGCCTTGAAGCGCGTTAAAGCATGGATTCCGATCGACGGCACATACGATCTAGGTCCCGGCCCTCGCATGGCTGAAGCGAAGCGCCAGTGGGCATACGAGCTTTCCAAATGCATGACTTGCGGCGTTTGCTTGGAGTCTTGCCCGAACGTAAACGATCGCAACAGCTTCATCGGTCCTGCGGCGATTTCGCAGGTTCGTTTGTTCAACGCTCACCCGACGGGCGAAATGAACGCGGCCGAGCGTCTGGAAGCGCTGATGGAGGATGGCGGCATCGAAGGCTGCGGCAACTCGCAAAACTGCGTGCGCTCCTGCCCGAAAGGCATTCCGCTGACGACGTCCATTGCGGCGATCAACAAAGATACGACGAAGCATTTGTTTAAAAAATGGCTGGGTATGTAG
- a CDS encoding winged helix-turn-helix transcriptional regulator gives MDYSKMCPKYECATELLGKKWTGMIVRVLLGGPKRFKEMKEQIPEMSDKMLTDRMKELEQFDIIKRNVYPEMPVRIEYELTEKGRGLEPVIQSIQDWGETWC, from the coding sequence GTGGATTATTCCAAAATGTGCCCGAAGTATGAGTGCGCAACTGAGCTGTTAGGCAAGAAATGGACCGGGATGATCGTTCGCGTGCTGCTCGGCGGGCCGAAGCGATTCAAGGAAATGAAAGAGCAGATTCCGGAGATGAGCGATAAAATGCTGACCGACCGGATGAAGGAGCTCGAGCAATTCGACATCATTAAACGTAACGTTTATCCGGAGATGCCGGTTCGGATTGAATATGAATTAACCGAAAAAGGAAGAGGACTAGAGCCCGTTATCCAATCGATTCAAGATTGGGGCGAAACCTGGTGTTAA
- a CDS encoding DUF695 domain-containing protein, with the protein MTDNWGFYERRTESEQLRVLINVGYKGKAPLAGYSDLLSITINLYPVRAHNRSNRDFVKQLEQLESMLERWLGKEDAIYIGRINAATRLEFYYYTKDDAPDLPEIRAWLEQNWRFRAQVYRKKDEQWEFYHFLLPNELEEMFVHNAQMIYALIHKGDNIGQPRNVYHWLLFREDDDRREIAPVLEELGYVIEKEKESRTDLGYPYPLVISRFEDVRLDTVNERVRELHALLAGSGGRYDGWGSVMKLSAAGRVRRFLRRRRSAFETALHKMFPCRNSQSGN; encoded by the coding sequence ATGACGGACAATTGGGGATTCTACGAACGCCGGACCGAGTCGGAGCAGCTGCGCGTGCTGATCAATGTCGGATACAAAGGCAAAGCGCCGCTGGCAGGCTATTCCGATTTGCTCTCGATAACGATTAATTTGTATCCGGTCCGGGCACATAACCGGTCGAACCGGGATTTCGTGAAGCAGCTGGAACAGCTGGAGTCCATGTTGGAGCGATGGCTCGGCAAGGAGGATGCGATTTATATCGGTCGGATCAATGCCGCAACGCGGCTGGAGTTTTATTATTATACGAAAGATGATGCGCCTGATCTTCCTGAAATCCGCGCTTGGCTGGAGCAAAATTGGCGGTTTCGGGCACAAGTATACCGGAAAAAGGACGAGCAATGGGAATTTTACCATTTCCTGCTGCCGAATGAGCTTGAGGAGATGTTCGTTCACAATGCGCAGATGATCTATGCGCTCATACATAAAGGCGATAATATCGGCCAGCCGAGAAATGTGTATCACTGGCTGCTGTTTCGGGAGGACGACGACCGGCGCGAAATCGCCCCGGTGCTGGAAGAGCTTGGCTATGTGATCGAGAAGGAGAAGGAAAGCAGGACTGATCTCGGCTACCCGTATCCGCTCGTTATCAGCCGATTTGAGGACGTCAGGCTCGATACGGTGAATGAGCGGGTACGCGAGCTGCACGCCCTGCTGGCCGGAAGCGGCGGCCGCTATGACGGCTGGGGCTCCGTAATGAAGCTGTCGGCTGCGGGCCGGGTACGCCGATTTTTGCGACGCCGGCGCAGCGCCTTCGAAACGGCGCTGCACAAAATGTTTCCATGCCGGAACTCCCAGTCCGGGAACTAG
- a CDS encoding EamA family transporter, producing the protein MWFAAAVGSAVLFGLAGWWMKVSQMQSGSSAFLLLGLYISGTFGFGIHAAVQQTLLSSLADPRVWLAGLLIGAGSALGNDLFMRALDWGPASLTSPLTNMNILLVIALGTFVYGEALSRNELGGVILLLLAIVLVSMRGKTEETRIKPRWYFYVGVSIALFAIRNGGLKVTGDLGLKSAPIMFVAYGLSVLWFAAVAQRERNRLTSLGGLQAAAASGTAAVMRRSLRSPSIGIKWGLVAGIFSYGGLQLYAIALETGRANIAGPIFAANSLVVAAGAILLYRERLNVYQSIAFVLTIAGLILIRI; encoded by the coding sequence ATGTGGTTTGCGGCTGCCGTCGGCAGTGCGGTGCTGTTCGGATTAGCCGGATGGTGGATGAAGGTGTCCCAGATGCAGAGCGGTTCCTCCGCTTTCCTGCTTCTGGGCCTTTATATTTCTGGGACTTTCGGGTTTGGCATTCATGCCGCCGTGCAGCAAACGCTGCTGAGCTCATTGGCCGACCCGCGCGTTTGGCTTGCAGGGCTCCTGATCGGCGCCGGTTCCGCGCTCGGGAACGACCTCTTCATGCGAGCGCTGGATTGGGGACCGGCGAGCTTAACGTCGCCATTGACGAACATGAATATCCTCTTAGTCATTGCGCTAGGGACGTTCGTCTACGGCGAAGCGCTGTCGAGGAACGAGCTTGGCGGCGTCATTCTGCTGCTGCTTGCCATCGTGCTCGTATCGATGCGAGGCAAGACCGAGGAGACTCGCATTAAGCCGAGATGGTATTTCTATGTCGGGGTCAGCATCGCGCTGTTCGCCATCCGTAACGGCGGCTTGAAAGTCACCGGCGATCTGGGACTTAAGAGCGCGCCGATTATGTTCGTCGCCTACGGCTTGTCCGTGCTATGGTTCGCCGCGGTTGCGCAGCGCGAAAGAAACCGCCTAACTTCGTTAGGCGGCTTGCAGGCTGCAGCGGCTTCAGGCACCGCCGCCGTCATGCGGCGATCCCTTCGCTCCCCTTCCATCGGCATCAAGTGGGGACTCGTCGCCGGCATTTTCTCCTATGGCGGTTTGCAGCTGTATGCAATCGCGCTTGAAACGGGGCGCGCCAATATCGCCGGCCCGATCTTCGCCGCCAACAGCTTAGTCGTTGCGGCAGGCGCTATCTTGCTGTACCGCGAGCGTTTGAATGTCTATCAGTCGATCGCGTTCGTGCTCACGATCGCGGGTCTCATCCTGATTCGAATCTAG
- a CDS encoding histidinol-phosphatase yields the protein MKFDLHTHHFRCGHADDTIEAYIQAGIKTGLNVIGISDHSPYFASDEDQPSPGIAMAKSDFANYIDEVLRLKAKYEGQIDVLLGVESDFFPQHAQVYGDVYARYPFDYIIGSVHQSRGVSIFNRNRWKKLNEAQQIDEKRHYYDLIGQSARSGMFQILGHIDAMKGYYPAFSALAADDAIDDCLKTIAESSVSIEINTSGKTKDVGGWYPSDAILERAQHFGVTVSFGSDAHKPSRVGDDWELVAKRLKEIGFTEWFYYKNKKPVRVPL from the coding sequence GTGAAGTTTGACTTACATACGCATCATTTCCGATGCGGCCATGCGGACGATACGATCGAAGCCTATATTCAAGCAGGCATTAAGACGGGTTTGAACGTAATCGGCATATCGGACCATTCCCCGTATTTCGCAAGCGACGAGGATCAGCCAAGCCCAGGGATCGCCATGGCAAAAAGCGATTTCGCGAACTATATAGACGAGGTTCTTCGCCTGAAAGCGAAGTACGAGGGACAAATCGACGTGTTGCTCGGCGTGGAGTCGGATTTCTTCCCGCAGCATGCGCAGGTCTACGGCGATGTCTACGCCAGATATCCGTTCGATTACATCATCGGCTCCGTCCACCAGTCCCGCGGCGTGAGCATCTTTAACCGGAATCGTTGGAAAAAGCTGAACGAAGCGCAGCAAATCGACGAAAAACGCCATTATTACGATCTTATCGGCCAGTCCGCGCGCAGCGGCATGTTTCAAATTCTCGGCCATATCGACGCCATGAAAGGGTACTACCCGGCCTTCTCCGCGCTGGCTGCGGATGATGCCATTGACGATTGCTTGAAAACCATCGCTGAAAGCAGCGTATCCATTGAAATCAATACGTCAGGCAAAACGAAGGATGTCGGCGGATGGTACCCGTCCGACGCCATTCTTGAGCGGGCGCAGCATTTCGGGGTTACCGTCTCGTTCGGTTCCGATGCGCATAAGCCGAGCCGGGTCGGCGACGATTGGGAGCTTGTGGCGAAGCGTCTGAAGGAAATCGGGTTTACGGAATGGTTTTATTACAAGAACAAGAAACCGGTCCGCGTCCCGTTATAA
- a CDS encoding LysR family transcriptional regulator, producing the protein MNINQLETLLTISRTMSFRKAGELLNLTQPAVSAQIKSLEDEFKTVLVDRNQPVTLTDRGQVFLEHAERILGIVEELKQKLSDLSQTPQGHIVLGTTSSIAIQILPRVLSYFQDQFPLIKTTIHSMPSSGVMASVENGSVDIGITYLSERNPNVETSILYYDTYDLVVAPEHPMAKLKHTTVESLKDIPMIMLSPDTLGRRFLDQIFRRFNLQPNIVMELSSSEEVKRMVEINLGAAVVSKLAISNEVRLGTLKRIKVNELDMSHPVGLVYKSGRYINSAMQQFLSDLKGMPEDQFISSE; encoded by the coding sequence GTGAACATCAACCAGCTGGAAACGTTGTTGACGATTTCGCGCACCATGAGCTTTCGTAAAGCGGGGGAGCTGCTCAATCTGACGCAGCCGGCTGTTTCCGCCCAAATCAAAAGTCTCGAGGATGAGTTTAAAACGGTTCTAGTCGATCGGAATCAACCCGTTACGTTAACGGACCGCGGCCAAGTGTTCCTTGAGCACGCCGAGCGAATATTAGGCATCGTAGAAGAACTGAAACAGAAGCTCTCTGACTTAAGTCAGACGCCGCAAGGCCATATCGTGCTGGGTACGACCTCTTCCATCGCGATTCAGATTTTGCCGCGGGTGCTGTCTTATTTTCAGGACCAATTTCCGCTCATCAAAACGACCATTCACTCCATGCCGTCATCCGGCGTCATGGCCAGCGTCGAGAACGGATCGGTCGATATCGGCATCACCTACCTGTCGGAGCGTAATCCAAACGTGGAAACGTCGATTCTGTATTATGACACGTATGATCTTGTCGTCGCGCCCGAGCATCCTATGGCCAAATTGAAGCATACTACCGTGGAATCGCTGAAGGACATACCCATGATTATGCTGTCGCCGGATACATTAGGACGCCGGTTTCTCGATCAGATTTTCCGCCGGTTCAACCTTCAGCCGAATATCGTCATGGAGCTTTCGAGCAGCGAAGAAGTAAAGCGGATGGTCGAAATCAATCTAGGCGCGGCCGTCGTCTCCAAGCTGGCCATCTCCAACGAGGTGCGTCTGGGCACGCTGAAACGGATTAAAGTGAACGAGCTCGACATGAGCCATCCGGTCGGTCTCGTCTATAAGTCGGGCCGCTATATCAACTCGGCGATGCAGCAGTTTTTGAGCGATTTGAAGGGAATGCCCGAAGATCAATTCATTAGCAGCGAGTAG
- a CDS encoding MFS transporter, whose amino-acid sequence MNPKAVRSWLMYDWANSAFVTTIMAAVMPIYYKTVAGADLAGNTAENYWGYTQTIAMIFVALLCPIMGAIADYSGSKVRFLSVFMFIGAFATVAMALVGQNDWLLASILVVIGTIGYAASNTFYDGLITDVSTPETLNSVSNKGYAMGYLGGGLLLLVNLVMIEMWDKVGFPDKTFATQTVFVTVGIWWILFSIPIMRNVKETARGTSTGFGDMMRRGFQRIGSTLKTLKHYPELLKYMASFWFFNDGISTVIVMATIYGSGIGIETMDLIAALLITQFVGYPSTLLFIKFANRIGMKKSLYCSLFVYVVIVLLGYFMTSALHFYALAIMVGFVQGGSQATARSLYATLVPPSRTAEFFGFLSLSSKFAAVAGPFVFSVVGTITGSSRLGILALLAFFIIGIALLFYVNLEKGRKEALAGELA is encoded by the coding sequence ATGAATCCGAAGGCAGTGCGCAGTTGGTTGATGTACGATTGGGCCAATTCCGCGTTTGTTACGACCATCATGGCCGCGGTGATGCCGATCTACTACAAGACGGTCGCAGGCGCCGATCTGGCGGGAAATACGGCGGAAAACTACTGGGGCTATACGCAAACGATCGCGATGATTTTCGTGGCGCTGCTATGCCCAATAATGGGAGCAATTGCGGACTACTCCGGCTCTAAGGTTCGGTTCTTATCGGTGTTTATGTTCATTGGCGCGTTTGCGACGGTTGCGATGGCGCTGGTCGGCCAGAACGATTGGCTGCTCGCATCGATCCTCGTCGTCATCGGCACGATCGGCTACGCCGCGTCGAATACGTTTTATGATGGGTTAATTACGGATGTATCCACCCCGGAGACGCTAAATTCCGTCAGTAACAAAGGCTATGCCATGGGTTATTTAGGCGGCGGGCTGCTGCTCCTGGTCAATTTGGTCATGATCGAAATGTGGGATAAGGTCGGCTTCCCGGACAAAACATTCGCCACGCAGACCGTGTTCGTAACCGTCGGTATCTGGTGGATTTTGTTCTCGATTCCGATTATGCGCAACGTCAAAGAAACGGCTAGAGGCACGTCAACCGGCTTCGGCGACATGATGCGGCGCGGCTTTCAGCGTATCGGCAGCACGTTGAAGACGCTCAAGCATTATCCGGAGCTGCTGAAATATATGGCTTCCTTCTGGTTTTTCAATGACGGCATCAGCACCGTCATCGTGATGGCGACCATCTACGGCAGCGGGATCGGCATCGAAACGATGGACCTGATCGCCGCGCTGCTCATTACGCAATTTGTCGGTTATCCGAGCACGCTGCTGTTCATTAAGTTCGCCAACCGGATCGGGATGAAAAAATCGCTCTACTGCTCGCTATTCGTTTATGTCGTCATCGTGCTGCTCGGCTACTTTATGACGAGCGCGCTTCACTTCTACGCGCTGGCGATTATGGTCGGCTTCGTGCAGGGCGGCAGCCAAGCGACGGCGAGATCGCTCTACGCCACGCTTGTTCCGCCATCGCGGACTGCCGAGTTTTTCGGCTTTCTGAGCCTGTCGAGCAAGTTCGCCGCCGTAGCGGGGCCGTTCGTGTTCTCCGTCGTCGGTACGATTACCGGCTCCAGCCGGCTCGGCATTCTGGCGCTGCTCGCGTTCTTTATTATCGGAATCGCGCTGTTGTTCTACGTGAATTTAGAGAAGGGACGCAAGGAAGCGCTGGCAGGCGAGCTTGCGTAG
- a CDS encoding metal-dependent hydrolase: MKELKGTTHLAIGVGIGVVAAATHPITVTNAAAFVLVAAFSALSADLDGTSLLSGKLTKAARLIRVLMLWGGVAAAGAAAYLYAAKAIFYPYWTIAAAVFVLLGLISGNGAIRNALVSLIGAALIYAGYAIGHGWLMGLGLFVAWVPWLNHRGLTHTVWAVIAWGAIGWGLERKLGIEGIMTTATCGYLSHLVADTLTPSGIKWLYPLTKKTFKLPFR; this comes from the coding sequence GTGAAAGAATTGAAAGGTACGACGCATTTGGCGATAGGCGTTGGGATTGGGGTCGTGGCTGCGGCAACGCATCCCATTACGGTCACGAACGCTGCGGCATTTGTTTTGGTGGCTGCGTTCTCCGCTTTGAGCGCCGATCTGGACGGCACGAGCCTGCTCAGCGGCAAGCTAACCAAGGCGGCCAGGCTCATTCGCGTCTTGATGCTGTGGGGCGGCGTGGCTGCTGCCGGCGCTGCGGCTTACTTGTATGCGGCAAAAGCAATCTTTTATCCGTATTGGACGATTGCCGCGGCTGTATTCGTTCTGCTTGGTCTCATATCGGGGAACGGAGCGATCCGCAACGCGCTCGTAAGCTTAATCGGCGCCGCGCTGATCTATGCGGGCTATGCGATCGGACATGGCTGGCTTATGGGGCTCGGCTTGTTCGTAGCCTGGGTGCCATGGCTCAATCACCGCGGATTAACGCATACCGTCTGGGCGGTGATCGCATGGGGAGCCATCGGATGGGGGCTGGAGCGGAAGCTCGGCATAGAAGGCATTATGACTACGGCGACATGCGGCTACTTGTCCCATCTCGTTGCGGATACGTTAACGCCGAGCGGCATCAAATGGCTGTATCCGCTGACCAAGAAAACCTTTAAGCTGCCCTTCAGATAA